One segment of Tachyglossus aculeatus isolate mTacAcu1 chromosome 16, mTacAcu1.pri, whole genome shotgun sequence DNA contains the following:
- the LOC119938692 gene encoding beta-1,3-galactosyltransferase 2-like, translating to MTQEKKCINCSWRFINVCLLTGTIFFGMSYFFFIELPDYVNIVAHVKISKNSVLSLKSMFSFKETFVNIQSKDASPGLLGQTALGSNGLGQERQSMREKPTYHRPYKFLINEEDKCKDKSPFLVLLICTKASEKEHRDSIRKTWGNESLVAGFPVVRLFMLGNHDPVYTPGVQNESKQYHDIIQQNFLDTYTNLTLKVIMGMEWVTTYCPHAKFVMKTDTDMFVNTEYLIQKLLVTIPPTQLFFTGRIMRNHKPIRNKDSKWYMPVDIYPEERYPDFCSGTGYVFSASIAEKVLNASLSIKYLHLEDVYVGLCLHRNKIPVASPPGSSLFNTYQVSFTPCRYNNLITSHQISPRLLITFWEQLQKDKKMC from the coding sequence ATGACTCAGGAGAAAAAATGCATCAACTGTTCTTGGCGTTTCATCAATGTGTGTCTTTTGACTGGCACCATCTTCTTTGGGATGAGCTATTTTTTCTTCATTGAGCTGCCGGACTATGTCAACATTGTAGCCCATGTCAAGATAAGCAAAAATTCAGTTTTAAGTTTGAAAAGCATGTTTTCATTTAAAGAAACATTTGTAAACATTCAGAGCAAGGATGCCAGTCCTGGGCTCCTGGGACAAACAGCTCTGGGTTCGAACGGACTTGGACAAGAGCGGCAAAGCATGAGAGAAAAGCCCACGTATCACAGACCGTATAAATTCCTTATCAATGAGGAAGACAAATGTAAAGACAAAAGTCCTTTCCTGGTACTCTTAATCTGTACTAAAGCAAGTGAAAAAGAGCACAGAGACAGCATCAGGAAGACTTGGGGAAATGAATCTCTAGTAGCCGGATTTCCAGTGGTTAGATTGTTTATGTTAGGTAATCATGATCCAGTCTACACTCCAGGGGTACAGAATGAGAGCAAGCAATATCATGACATCATTCAACAGAACTTTCTGGACACCTACACTAACCTAACCCTTAAAGTCATAATGGGCATGGAATGGGTTACTACCTACTGTCCGCATGCCAAATTTGTTATGAAAACTGACACAGATATGTTTGTCAACACAGAATACCTGATCCAAAAGCTTCTAGTGACGATACCCCCAACACAGCTTTTCTTTACAGGGCGCATTATGAGAAATCACAAACCCATCAGGAACAAAGACAGCAAATGGTACATGCCCGTTGATATTTACCCTGAGGAGCGATACCCAGATTTCTGCTCAGGGACTGGCTATGTGTTCTCTGCGTCCATTGCTGAAAAAGTTCTCAATGCATCTTTAAgcataaaatatttacatttgGAAGATGTCTATGTGGGTCTCTGCCTCCATAGAAACAAAATTCCTGTGGCTTCCCCTCCAGGATCTTCACTATTCAATACATATCAGGTTTCATTTACTCCTTGTCGCTATAATAATCTAATCACCTCTCATCAAATATCCCCAAGATTATTAATTACATTCTGGGAACAGTTGCAAAAGGATAAAAAAATGTGCTAG